Proteins found in one Tsukamurella paurometabola DSM 20162 genomic segment:
- a CDS encoding IS3 family transposase (programmed frameshift) — MPKPYPKEFRDDVVRVARNREPGVRLKQIAADFGISESCLMNWVKTADVEAGSKSGSSAAQSATERQMRKRIRLLEQENEVLRRAAAYLSQANLPKMMYPLVKELADDGVPVTVSCRVLKLSRQPYYRWLAAPVPATELVEAYRANALFDASVDDPEFGHRLLADEARAAGEPMADRTAWRICRDNRWWSVFGKKRSSKGGKPGPAVHDDLCTVTDEHGRTRHRFTADAPNRLWLTDITEHRAREGKLYLCAIKDAYSGRIVGYSVDSRMKARLAVNALNNAVAMRGDVTGCIVHSDRGSQFRSRKFRRALEYHGLRGSMGRVASCGDNAAMESFFSLLQNNVLDRHCWATRQELRTAIITWIERTYHRRRRQRRLGRLTPIAFESTMNPAAPHAA, encoded by the exons GTGCCTAAGCCGTATCCGAAGGAGTTCCGCGACGATGTGGTCCGTGTCGCGCGTAATCGTGAGCCGGGAGTCCGTCTCAAGCAGATCGCTGCCGACTTCGGCATTAGCGAGTCGTGCCTGATGAACTGGGTGAAGACCGCCGATGTCGAGGCCGGCTCCAAGTCCGGGAGCAGTGCGGCGCAGTCGGCGACCGAGAGGCAAATGCGTAAGCGGATTCGGCTCCTTGAGCAGGAGAATGAGGTCCTGCGTCGTGCGGCTGCGTATCTGTCGCAGGCGAACCTGCCG AAAATGATGTACCCGCTCGTGAAAGAGCTCGCCGACGACGGTGTTCCCGTCACGGTGTCGTGCCGGGTTTTGAAGCTCTCCCGTCAGCCTTACTACCGTTGGCTCGCCGCCCCGGTCCCCGCGACGGAGCTGGTCGAGGCGTATCGCGCGAACGCCCTGTTCGACGCCAGCGTTGATGATCCGGAGTTCGGTCACCGGTTACTCGCAGACGAGGCCCGCGCTGCCGGTGAGCCTATGGCGGACCGCACTGCGTGGCGGATCTGCCGCGACAACCGGTGGTGGAGCGTCTTCGGAAAGAAACGCTCGAGCAAGGGCGGCAAACCCGGGCCCGCGGTCCACGACGATCTATGCACCGTCACCGACGAGCACGGCAGGACTCGTCACCGGTTCACCGCAGATGCACCGAATCGGTTGTGGCTCACAGATATCACTGAACACAGGGCTCGGGAAGGGAAGCTGTATCTGTGTGCGATCAAAGATGCCTACTCCGGGCGGATCGTCGGCTACTCCGTCGACTCGAGGATGAAGGCCCGGCTCGCCGTCAACGCCCTCAACAACGCTGTCGCGATGCGCGGTGATGTCACCGGATGCATAGTTCATAGTGACAGAGGATCGCAATTCCGGAGCCGAAAATTCCGACGTGCCTTGGAATATCACGGACTACGCGGATCAATGGGCCGAGTCGCCTCCTGCGGCGACAATGCCGCGATGGAGTCGTTCTTCAGCCTGCTGCAGAACAACGTCCTCGACCGCCACTGCTGGGCCACCCGGCAGGAACTGCGGACCGCGATCATCACCTGGATCGAACGGACCTACCACCGCCGGCGCCGACAACGCCGCCTTGGACGATTGACACCCATCGCATTCGAGTCCACCATGAACCCGGCCGCGCCACACGCGGCCTGA
- the phaZ gene encoding poly(3-hydroxyalkanoate) depolymerase: protein MNADQQTPADGGLDELPDTFIATGGQRIRVRYRPGVGVPLVVCNGIGASLEVLDPFVEALDPQRPVIRFDAPGTGESPASLLPYGFPYLAWVLGRVLDDLGVGVVDILGLSWGGALAQQFAFQNPWRCRRLILVSTGTGAIMIPGNPLVLRKMLTPRRFKDPSYGAQIAGELYGGTVREDGKDVAEIFIRQLHAGSKIGYLHQLLAGAVWTSIFALPAIRQKTLIMAGEDDPIIPMANAKIMKTLLPRATLFTHPGGHVDLVTNAENLAPVIDDFLGAPHIGKRTWRGRPAEPLTPGG from the coding sequence ATGAACGCCGATCAACAGACGCCCGCCGACGGCGGGCTCGATGAACTCCCCGATACCTTCATAGCGACCGGGGGACAGCGGATCCGCGTGCGGTACCGGCCGGGTGTGGGAGTGCCGCTGGTGGTGTGCAACGGGATCGGTGCGAGCCTGGAGGTGCTCGATCCGTTCGTCGAGGCGCTCGATCCGCAGCGTCCGGTGATCCGGTTCGACGCTCCCGGCACGGGAGAATCGCCTGCCTCGCTCTTGCCGTACGGATTTCCTTATCTGGCATGGGTTCTGGGCCGCGTTCTCGACGATCTGGGTGTAGGTGTCGTCGATATCCTCGGGCTGTCGTGGGGCGGCGCCCTAGCTCAGCAGTTCGCGTTCCAGAACCCGTGGCGGTGCCGCCGCCTGATCCTGGTGTCCACCGGCACCGGCGCCATCATGATTCCGGGCAATCCGTTGGTGCTACGGAAGATGTTGACACCCAGGAGATTCAAAGATCCGTCCTACGGCGCGCAGATCGCGGGCGAACTGTACGGCGGCACCGTCCGCGAGGACGGTAAGGACGTGGCCGAGATCTTCATCCGGCAGTTGCACGCCGGATCGAAGATCGGATACCTCCATCAACTGCTCGCCGGCGCCGTGTGGACATCGATCTTCGCGCTTCCCGCGATCCGGCAGAAGACCCTGATCATGGCAGGTGAGGACGACCCGATCATTCCGATGGCCAACGCCAAGATCATGAAGACGCTGCTTCCGCGGGCCACGCTGTTCACTCATCCCGGCGGGCACGTCGATCTGGTGACCAACGCGGAGAACCTCGCGCCGGTGATCGACGACTTCCTCGGCGCCCCGCACATCGGTAAGCGCACCTGGCGGGGGCGGCCCGCAGAGCCGCTGACTCCCGGTGGGTGA
- a CDS encoding metallophosphoesterase: MAVNQSLVRAGASLVGAGLAGAAYATMYERNAFTLREHTLPILPPGTPSLRILHISDLHMTPGQRLKQGWVHELAALEPDLVVNTGDNLSHPRAVPSVVQALDPLLARPGLFVFGSNDYFGPTAKNPAKYFNKNHERRHGEPLPWQDLRAAFSERGWLDATHTRRRLEAGGVTIAVAGVDDPHIERDRYETIAGRADESVDLRLALTHSPEPRVLDRFASDGYDLALAGHTHGGQLCLPVVGALVTNCGLDRSRVKGASAWGAHMKLHVSAGLGTSPWAPFRTFCRPEASLLTLVGAPVRDREVELGPVIAPEAVQA; encoded by the coding sequence ATGGCAGTGAATCAATCCCTGGTCCGTGCGGGTGCGTCGCTGGTCGGCGCCGGTCTCGCCGGAGCCGCCTACGCCACCATGTACGAGCGCAATGCCTTCACCCTGCGCGAGCACACGCTGCCGATCCTGCCGCCGGGCACACCGTCGCTCCGCATCCTGCACATCTCCGATCTGCACATGACTCCTGGTCAGCGGCTCAAACAGGGCTGGGTGCACGAGCTCGCGGCGCTCGAGCCCGATCTCGTGGTGAACACCGGCGACAACCTCTCGCATCCGCGCGCCGTTCCCTCGGTGGTGCAGGCGCTCGATCCCCTGCTGGCCCGGCCCGGACTGTTCGTCTTCGGCTCGAACGACTACTTCGGGCCCACGGCGAAGAACCCGGCGAAGTACTTCAACAAGAATCACGAGCGCCGGCACGGCGAGCCGCTGCCCTGGCAGGATCTGCGCGCCGCATTCTCCGAGCGCGGCTGGCTGGACGCCACGCACACCAGGCGGCGACTGGAGGCCGGGGGAGTGACGATCGCCGTGGCGGGCGTCGACGATCCGCACATCGAGCGCGACCGCTACGAGACCATCGCCGGCCGGGCCGACGAGTCGGTCGACCTGCGGCTGGCACTGACCCATTCACCGGAGCCGCGGGTGCTCGACCGGTTCGCCAGCGACGGCTACGACCTCGCGCTCGCCGGTCACACGCACGGCGGCCAGTTGTGCCTGCCGGTGGTCGGCGCGCTGGTCACCAACTGCGGTCTCGACCGGTCGCGGGTGAAGGGCGCCTCCGCGTGGGGTGCGCACATGAAGCTGCACGTGAGTGCCGGCCTCGGCACCTCCCCGTGGGCACCGTTCCGAACCTTCTGCCGCCCCGAGGCCTCGCTGCTCACCCTCGTCGGCGCGCCCGTGCGCGACCGGGAGGTCGAGCTCGGCCCGGTGATCGCTCCAGAGGCGGTACAGGCCTGA
- a CDS encoding Fur family transcriptional regulator, translated as MADGPSAEDRLRSVGLRITAPRVAALGYLDDHPHATADDVAEHLRAQLGTVATQTVYDVLRVCSDRGLLRRIEPAGSAVRYEGRVGDNHHHLVCRSCGRIVDVDCIVGAAPCLTPDDDHGFAIDEAEVTFWGQCADCR; from the coding sequence ATGGCAGACGGCCCCAGCGCTGAGGATCGGCTGCGGTCCGTGGGGCTACGCATCACCGCGCCCCGGGTCGCGGCCCTCGGCTATCTCGACGATCACCCCCACGCCACCGCCGACGACGTGGCCGAGCACCTGCGCGCACAGCTCGGCACCGTCGCCACGCAAACGGTCTACGACGTGCTGCGCGTGTGCTCCGATAGGGGGCTGCTGCGCCGCATCGAACCCGCCGGTTCCGCGGTGCGGTACGAAGGCCGCGTGGGCGACAATCACCACCACCTGGTGTGCCGGAGCTGCGGGCGGATCGTCGACGTGGACTGCATCGTCGGGGCCGCACCCTGCCTCACTCCGGATGATGACCACGGCTTCGCCATCGACGAGGCGGAGGTCACCTTCTGGGGGCAATGCGCCGACTGCCGGTGA
- a CDS encoding RNA-binding domain-containing protein, translated as MTANEVDWILSASAAERGDLILQAREDQWFERKSARTEPKTLARAMVAFANAEGGTIAVGVHSGIVEGMERHRGRINDLRQASIDHTSPPVRCSFHEVECVNSEGMRDSLLIVRVDPGERVHEVNGGDCLLRVGDESRRLNFTQRQELEFDKGQAQFDGFRIAEYSVDDLSTDLLEHYRQVTGATSAQSILKARSLLTRDGSLTNAGYLLFADHPQQALPESYVRVLKFLSTERGSGARLSLDEDEDHKIEGPLPFVIEQAAKFVERLAPKRRALDDEGKFVGHHLVPREAWLEGLVNAVIHRSYSLAGDHIRVEIYPDRIEIESPGRFPGLVDPSKPLDISRFARNPRIARVCADLRIGQELGEGIKRMGLLHG; from the coding sequence GTGACGGCGAACGAAGTGGACTGGATCCTGAGCGCTAGCGCTGCTGAGCGTGGAGATCTGATTCTGCAAGCGCGCGAGGATCAGTGGTTTGAGCGGAAGAGTGCGCGCACGGAGCCGAAGACGTTGGCCAGGGCGATGGTGGCATTTGCCAACGCGGAAGGCGGAACGATAGCTGTCGGGGTGCACAGCGGCATCGTGGAGGGCATGGAGCGACATCGCGGGAGGATAAACGACCTGCGTCAAGCTTCGATCGATCACACTTCTCCTCCGGTTCGGTGCAGTTTTCATGAGGTGGAGTGCGTCAATAGCGAAGGAATGCGGGACTCCCTGCTCATAGTGCGAGTTGATCCGGGAGAGCGTGTGCACGAAGTGAACGGAGGGGATTGTTTGCTTCGAGTTGGGGATGAATCGAGGCGTCTGAACTTCACACAGCGTCAAGAATTGGAATTTGACAAGGGGCAGGCGCAGTTCGACGGTTTCAGAATTGCTGAGTACTCTGTTGACGATCTGAGTACGGATCTGCTGGAACATTATCGGCAGGTGACCGGTGCGACATCTGCGCAGTCAATACTCAAGGCGAGGAGTCTTCTGACGCGAGACGGTTCTCTTACGAACGCGGGCTACCTACTGTTTGCAGATCATCCTCAGCAGGCGTTGCCAGAGTCGTACGTCCGTGTCTTGAAGTTTCTTTCGACCGAGAGAGGAAGTGGAGCGCGACTGAGCCTAGATGAGGATGAGGATCATAAGATTGAGGGTCCGTTGCCGTTTGTGATCGAACAAGCTGCGAAATTCGTTGAACGCCTGGCGCCGAAGCGTCGAGCGCTTGACGATGAGGGAAAATTCGTCGGTCACCATTTGGTGCCTCGTGAGGCGTGGCTCGAAGGCTTGGTCAACGCTGTTATTCATCGATCGTACAGCCTTGCTGGCGATCATATTCGAGTTGAGATCTATCCAGATCGAATTGAGATTGAGAGTCCGGGTAGATTCCCGGGTCTGGTCGACCCGTCGAAACCGCTAGACATAAGCAGGTTCGCCCGGAACCCCCGCATTGCGCGAGTGTGTGCCGATCTGAGAATCGGTCAAGAGCTCGGCGAGGGTATCAAGCGGATGGGCCTGCTGCACGGGTAG
- a CDS encoding fluoride efflux transporter FluC: MGLVFLGGAAGTFVRAEVGQWLPHTPFSWATFAVNIAGAFLLGALTEILMQRPDDERHRRIKLLLGTGFCGGLTTYSAFALDIHDASPAIGAVYAGSTILLGLVAALVGATVVRR, translated from the coding sequence GTGGGACTCGTCTTCCTCGGCGGCGCGGCCGGCACATTCGTGCGGGCCGAGGTGGGGCAGTGGTTGCCGCACACCCCGTTCTCCTGGGCTACTTTCGCCGTCAACATCGCGGGGGCCTTCCTTCTCGGCGCGCTCACCGAGATTCTGATGCAGCGGCCCGACGATGAGCGGCACCGGCGGATCAAGCTGCTCCTGGGCACCGGATTCTGCGGCGGCCTCACCACCTACAGCGCATTCGCGCTCGACATCCACGACGCCTCACCGGCGATCGGCGCCGTGTACGCCGGATCGACGATTCTGCTCGGACTGGTCGCCGCGCTCGTAGGAGCCACGGTGGTGCGGAGGTGA
- a CDS encoding organic hydroperoxide resistance protein: MSLKLLFSTSSTATGGGRDGHVKSDSGRLDLDTRPPAELGGNGEGTNPEELFSAGYAACFLGAVHAVARAEHVSVPDDASVSVKVGFGKTEHGFGINAAITASLPGLDQSAAEDLVAKAHKLCPYSNATRGNIDVDLTTQV, translated from the coding sequence ATGAGCCTGAAACTGCTGTTCAGCACTTCCTCGACCGCGACCGGTGGTGGCCGAGACGGGCACGTGAAGTCGGACTCGGGTCGCCTCGACCTCGACACCCGCCCGCCCGCCGAGCTGGGTGGCAACGGCGAGGGCACCAACCCGGAAGAGCTGTTCTCGGCCGGCTACGCCGCCTGCTTCCTGGGCGCCGTGCACGCCGTCGCGCGCGCCGAGCACGTCTCCGTGCCCGACGACGCCTCGGTGTCGGTGAAGGTCGGCTTCGGCAAGACCGAGCACGGCTTCGGCATCAACGCCGCGATCACCGCCTCGCTCCCCGGTCTGGACCAGTCGGCCGCTGAGGATCTCGTGGCCAAGGCGCACAAGCTGTGCCCCTACTCCAATGCCACCCGCGGCAACATCGACGTGGACCTCACCACTCAGGTCTAA
- a CDS encoding fluoride efflux transporter FluC — protein sequence MTTALICLGGGLGAVLRFLADTALRSRFEVWSTALINATGSLLLGLFAGFAAHGGIDSTTLAVLGTGVCGGYTTFSTATVETLTLLRDKHYREGIGYGLGTLGLSLVAVWGGFALGAL from the coding sequence ATGACCACTGCTTTGATCTGCCTCGGCGGCGGACTGGGTGCGGTGCTGCGGTTCCTCGCCGACACCGCGCTACGAAGCCGGTTCGAGGTGTGGTCGACCGCTCTGATCAACGCGACCGGATCGTTGCTGCTCGGCCTGTTCGCGGGCTTCGCGGCACACGGAGGTATCGACTCCACGACGCTCGCGGTGCTCGGTACCGGGGTCTGCGGCGGGTACACCACGTTCAGTACCGCCACCGTCGAGACCCTGACTTTGTTGCGGGACAAGCATTATCGCGAGGGCATCGGGTACGGACTCGGCACGCTCGGGCTCAGTCTCGTGGCCGTGTGGGGCGGGTTCGCGCTCGGCGCGCTCTGA
- a CDS encoding GatB/YqeY domain-containing protein codes for MSEVKAAIRDDLKTAMKAKDTLVTGTLRMLLSAIQNEETSGTAHALTDEEFLKVVAREVKKRGEAAEIYTANGREELAAQERAEAEVMSRYLPKQLSDDELNSLVDDAVAQVKADLGEAPTVRNMGQVMKIANAKAAGAADGKRLSAAVKARLG; via the coding sequence ATGTCTGAAGTGAAGGCCGCTATCCGCGACGACCTCAAGACCGCGATGAAGGCCAAGGACACCCTGGTCACCGGAACGTTGCGGATGCTGCTATCCGCGATCCAGAACGAGGAGACCTCCGGCACCGCGCACGCGCTCACCGACGAGGAGTTTCTCAAGGTGGTCGCCCGCGAGGTCAAGAAGCGCGGCGAGGCCGCGGAGATCTACACCGCCAACGGCCGCGAGGAGCTCGCAGCGCAGGAGCGGGCCGAGGCCGAGGTCATGTCCCGGTACCTGCCTAAGCAGCTCTCGGACGACGAACTGAACAGCCTTGTCGACGATGCGGTCGCGCAGGTCAAGGCCGATCTGGGCGAGGCACCGACGGTGCGGAACATGGGTCAGGTCATGAAGATCGCCAATGCGAAGGCCGCCGGCGCCGCCGACGGAAAGCGGCTCTCCGCCGCCGTCAAGGCCCGGCTGGGCTGA